A portion of the Gemmatimonadota bacterium genome contains these proteins:
- the lexA gene encoding transcriptional repressor LexA: protein MALTKRQKEILDFLRDFLTERGYSPSFEEIAEQFGYSSLATVHEHLENLRAKGYIRKGYNESRSVELVPEQRDDLAVSLPLLGKVAAGAPIEAIRTEDPVDVPATMLRRGGENYVLRVEGDSMIDEQIREGDLIVVNSRRTANNGEMVVALVEGENATVKKFYREGTGKVRLQPANQTMAPMFYPEQSVRVQGIVVGLIRSY from the coding sequence ATGGCACTGACGAAGAGACAGAAGGAAATTCTCGACTTCTTGAGGGATTTCCTGACCGAGCGCGGCTATTCGCCCAGCTTCGAAGAGATCGCCGAGCAGTTCGGCTACTCCTCGCTGGCCACCGTCCACGAGCACCTCGAAAACTTGCGTGCCAAGGGATACATCCGAAAGGGGTACAACGAGAGCCGATCCGTTGAGCTCGTGCCCGAACAGCGGGACGATCTGGCGGTGTCCCTACCCCTACTCGGCAAGGTCGCAGCGGGTGCCCCCATCGAAGCCATCCGCACGGAGGATCCGGTGGATGTGCCGGCTACCATGCTGCGCCGCGGCGGGGAGAACTACGTGCTACGGGTCGAAGGGGACTCCATGATCGACGAACAGATCCGGGAGGGCGACCTGATCGTGGTCAATTCGCGCCGAACCGCGAACAACGGTGAGATGGTCGTCGCGCTCGTCGAGGGTGAAAACGCGACCGTGAAGAAGTTCTACCGTGAGGGCACCGGGAAGGTGCGCCTGCAGCCCGCCAACCAGACCATGGCGCCGATGTTCTATCCGGAGCAGTCGGTGCGGGTGCAGGGAATCGTCGTCGGCCTCATCCGGAGCTACTGA
- the panC gene encoding pantoate--beta-alanine ligase, translating into MRIADTIAGVRALVEEERAEGASLALVPTMGSLHEGHLSLVDHAREVAARVVLSIFVNPLQFGPDEDLDRYPRDLDRDVEIARERGVDAVFAPASAEMYPGGPPLVTVAPGPLADRLCGATRPGHFRGVLTLVAKLFQIVRPDVAVFGRKDYQQAVLVRWMARDLDMEVRVDLAPIVREADGLALSSRNALLAPAERASARSLSAGLFAARDAFSGGETGGARLERIVREEIESRANMEAQYVELVHPDTLERAAVAAPGCVLAVAAFAGATRLIDNVEL; encoded by the coding sequence TTGAGGATCGCCGACACCATCGCCGGCGTGCGCGCGCTCGTGGAAGAGGAGCGCGCCGAGGGGGCCTCCCTAGCCCTGGTGCCCACCATGGGCTCTCTGCACGAGGGCCACCTGTCGCTCGTGGATCACGCGCGCGAGGTGGCCGCCCGCGTGGTGCTGTCGATCTTCGTGAATCCGCTGCAGTTCGGACCCGACGAGGACCTGGACCGCTACCCGCGCGACCTCGATCGGGATGTGGAAATCGCTCGGGAGCGTGGCGTGGACGCGGTGTTCGCGCCCGCCTCCGCGGAGATGTACCCGGGCGGCCCGCCGCTCGTGACCGTGGCGCCGGGTCCGCTCGCCGACCGGCTGTGCGGCGCAACTCGCCCCGGGCATTTCCGGGGCGTGCTCACGTTGGTCGCCAAGCTGTTCCAGATCGTCCGTCCGGACGTCGCGGTGTTCGGGCGCAAGGACTATCAGCAGGCCGTGCTCGTCCGCTGGATGGCGCGAGACCTGGACATGGAGGTGCGCGTCGATCTGGCGCCCATCGTGCGCGAGGCCGATGGGCTGGCCCTGAGCTCGCGCAACGCGCTGCTGGCGCCCGCAGAGAGGGCCTCGGCGCGCTCTCTCTCCGCGGGGCTTTTCGCCGCGCGCGACGCCTTCTCCGGCGGAGAGACGGGTGGCGCGCGGCTCGAGCGCATCGTGCGCGAAGAGATCGAGTCCCGCGCGAACATGGAGGCGCAGTACGTGGAGCTCGTGCACCCCGACACGCTGGAGCGCGCCGCGGTCGCGGCGCCCGGGTGCGTGCTGGCGGTCGCGGCGTTCGCCGGCGCGACGCGCCTGATCGACAACGTGGAGCTGTGA
- the trpB gene encoding tryptophan synthase subunit beta, with translation MSAEARSSEALEGERGRFGAFGGRYVPETLIPALEELEEAYAAAVADPSFTAEVDGLSATYVGRPTPLYRAERLGNAAGGIELWLKREDLNHTGAHKINNTLGQALLARRMGKRRIIAETGAGQHGVATATVCALFGLDCVVYMGVEDMRRQALNVQRMELLGAEVRPVESGSRTLKDATNEAIRDWVTNVRDTHYIIGSVVGPAPYPRIVRDLQSVIGRETREQLGRPPAAIVACVGGGSNAMGIFHPFLEEPVELVGVEAAGEGLEGKHAATLSAGSPGVLHGSLSYLLQDGGGQVLEAHSISAGLDYPGVGPEHAHLMESGRATYDSVSDAEALSGLETLARAEGIICALESAHAVAWVLREGERWRGAGPVVLCLSGRGDKDMPQVAAARRAR, from the coding sequence GTGAGCGCCGAGGCGCGTTCCAGCGAGGCGCTTGAAGGCGAGCGAGGTCGCTTCGGGGCGTTCGGCGGGCGCTACGTGCCGGAGACCCTCATCCCCGCGCTCGAGGAACTCGAAGAGGCGTACGCCGCGGCCGTCGCGGACCCGTCGTTCACGGCCGAGGTCGACGGCCTGTCCGCGACCTACGTGGGCCGGCCGACGCCGCTGTACCGGGCCGAGCGGCTGGGGAACGCCGCCGGCGGCATCGAGCTGTGGCTCAAGCGCGAGGACCTCAACCACACGGGCGCGCACAAGATCAACAACACGCTAGGGCAGGCGCTGCTCGCGCGCCGCATGGGCAAGCGTCGCATCATCGCCGAGACCGGGGCGGGTCAGCACGGCGTGGCCACGGCCACCGTGTGCGCCCTGTTCGGGCTCGACTGCGTCGTGTACATGGGTGTCGAGGACATGCGTCGCCAGGCGCTCAACGTGCAGCGCATGGAGCTGCTCGGGGCGGAGGTGCGCCCCGTGGAAAGCGGCAGCCGGACGCTCAAGGACGCCACCAACGAGGCGATCCGGGACTGGGTCACGAACGTACGGGACACCCACTACATCATCGGCTCGGTGGTGGGCCCGGCCCCGTATCCGCGGATCGTTCGGGACCTGCAATCCGTGATCGGCAGGGAAACCCGCGAGCAGCTCGGGCGCCCGCCCGCCGCCATCGTCGCGTGCGTGGGCGGAGGCTCCAACGCGATGGGCATCTTCCATCCGTTCCTCGAGGAGCCGGTAGAGCTGGTGGGCGTCGAGGCGGCCGGTGAAGGGCTCGAAGGCAAGCACGCCGCGACCCTTTCCGCCGGCAGCCCCGGGGTGCTGCACGGCTCCCTCAGCTATCTTCTGCAGGACGGGGGCGGCCAGGTCCTGGAGGCCCACTCGATTTCGGCTGGATTGGACTATCCTGGTGTGGGACCCGAGCATGCTCACCTGATGGAATCCGGGCGCGCGACTTACGACAGCGTCTCCGACGCGGAGGCGCTCAGCGGACTCGAGACGCTGGCTCGCGCAGAGGGCATCATATGCGCGCTGGAGTCGGCGCACGCGGTGGCCTGGGTGTTGCGCGAGGGAGAACGGTGGCGGGGCGCCGGGCCCGTGGTCTTGTGTTTGTCGGGCCGCGGTGACAAGGACATGCCGCAGGTGGCCGCTGCGCGCCGGGCTCGGTAG
- the trpC gene encoding indole-3-glycerol phosphate synthase TrpC — translation MDVLRDILQSKAGEVARLRSRRAELEVAAAASGPARGFAAALRAPDRVGVIAEHKRRSPSEGWMARDSDAAERCCRYETAGAAALSVLTDERYFGGTIADLRAARAACDLPILRKDFTLDPVQIVEARAAGADAVLLIARALDDGRLRELLDAARDAQVDALVEVHDEGELARALGAGAALIGVNSRDLATFRTDLARVVELAARVPESVTLVGESGVAGPDDVDRLGEAGVHAVLVGSLLMRSEDPDEALRGLVGRPRRRRADEPAVGAA, via the coding sequence ATGGACGTGTTGCGTGACATCCTGCAGAGCAAGGCTGGCGAAGTGGCGCGCCTGCGTTCGCGGCGGGCGGAGTTGGAGGTCGCCGCGGCGGCCTCCGGCCCGGCCAGGGGCTTCGCCGCGGCTTTGAGGGCGCCGGACCGAGTGGGTGTGATCGCCGAGCACAAGCGCAGGTCGCCGTCCGAGGGTTGGATGGCGCGCGACTCGGATGCCGCGGAGCGCTGCTGCCGGTACGAGACCGCCGGCGCGGCTGCGCTCAGCGTCCTCACAGACGAGCGTTACTTCGGCGGCACCATCGCGGACCTGCGCGCCGCCCGCGCGGCGTGCGACCTGCCGATCCTGCGCAAGGACTTCACGCTGGACCCGGTCCAGATCGTGGAGGCCCGCGCGGCAGGAGCGGATGCCGTACTGCTGATCGCGCGCGCTCTGGACGACGGCCGGCTGCGCGAGCTCCTCGACGCCGCCCGGGACGCGCAGGTGGACGCCCTGGTCGAGGTCCATGACGAAGGCGAGTTGGCGCGGGCCCTCGGCGCCGGCGCCGCGCTGATCGGCGTGAACAGCCGCGACCTGGCCACCTTCCGTACCGACCTGGCGCGGGTGGTGGAGCTGGCCGCTCGCGTGCCCGAGTCCGTAACCCTGGTGGGCGAGAGCGGCGTTGCGGGCCCGGACGACGTCGATCGCCTGGGCGAGGCGGGCGTACACGCGGTGCTCGTCGGTAGCCTGCTCATGCGCTCGGAGGACCCCGACGAGGCGCTGCGCGGCCTGGTCGGGAGGCCGCGTCGGAGGCGCGCGGACGAGCCCGCAGTCGGGGCCGCGTGA
- a CDS encoding HEAT repeat domain-containing protein, whose amino-acid sequence MIDETKSDERNWAEDGSAKQVGELVTLLTRAAKSRQLYEPNNPAYRRTVDGLSEALARYFVDEPEIQFFVENDSLRWGPHSFPTGEGRDSLSFVFFRDGVYSLTMQPGFEGEIEDFLELIRHARSVDREGDDVITLLWQKEFTHLQYAYRDLLSDGVTLPEASGGGPEEVPVEEIRTDEAVEQAEPPPERPDGLIDPSTFTETLYFLSAAELDTLKEQVDHEWTRDVTAAVLAALFDRLEERRKPVRQAEILGILQEFVPLLLARGDLGHVAGLLKELSDVLAEPALLGPAERATAEGIFERMSDPEGVAQLVTALEDGSILAEPAELALVLGHLRPTALPALVSLSESATRQELREQLTEAMARAAAESPEKVMDLLQSPEAGVLAGAARLVGELRLRQAASRLAQLNDHPEASVRVAATTALGSLSSSEGIEALRRALSDDDRDVRVAAARGLGSLRYVPATGDVRARLEDKSMADLDLTEKLALFETYADLAGGEAVPLLDRLLNGRGMLGRKSSSDIRACAARGLGRIGAPAARSALESAQEDDDPVVRNAIARALGRGGA is encoded by the coding sequence ATGATCGACGAAACCAAGAGCGACGAACGGAACTGGGCCGAGGACGGGTCGGCCAAGCAGGTAGGGGAGCTCGTTACGCTCCTGACCAGGGCGGCCAAATCCCGTCAGCTCTACGAACCCAACAACCCGGCCTACCGGCGCACCGTCGACGGGTTGTCGGAGGCGCTCGCGCGGTACTTCGTGGACGAGCCGGAGATCCAGTTCTTCGTGGAGAACGACAGCCTACGCTGGGGCCCCCACTCGTTCCCGACAGGGGAGGGGAGGGACAGCCTGTCGTTCGTGTTTTTCCGCGACGGCGTCTACTCCCTCACCATGCAGCCCGGCTTCGAGGGCGAAATCGAGGACTTCCTCGAGCTGATCCGCCACGCGCGGTCCGTGGACCGCGAGGGCGACGACGTCATCACGCTCTTGTGGCAGAAGGAATTCACCCACCTCCAGTACGCTTACCGGGACCTGCTCTCCGACGGCGTAACGCTGCCGGAGGCGAGCGGTGGCGGGCCCGAAGAGGTGCCGGTCGAAGAGATCAGGACGGATGAGGCCGTCGAGCAGGCCGAGCCGCCACCGGAGCGTCCCGACGGCCTGATCGACCCGAGCACGTTCACCGAGACGCTCTACTTCCTGTCGGCGGCGGAGTTGGACACGCTGAAGGAACAGGTCGACCACGAGTGGACGAGGGACGTCACGGCGGCCGTGCTGGCGGCCCTGTTCGATCGGTTGGAGGAGCGGCGCAAGCCGGTCCGGCAGGCGGAAATTCTGGGCATCCTGCAGGAGTTCGTGCCGCTGCTCCTGGCCAGGGGAGACCTAGGCCACGTCGCCGGGCTGCTCAAGGAGCTGTCTGATGTCCTGGCCGAACCGGCCCTGTTGGGCCCCGCTGAAAGGGCCACGGCCGAGGGGATTTTCGAGCGCATGAGCGACCCCGAGGGCGTGGCCCAGCTCGTCACCGCGCTGGAGGACGGCTCCATCCTGGCCGAACCCGCGGAGCTCGCGCTCGTGCTGGGGCACCTGAGGCCCACGGCGCTGCCGGCGCTGGTCTCCTTGTCGGAATCCGCCACGAGGCAGGAGCTGCGTGAGCAGCTCACCGAGGCGATGGCTCGCGCTGCGGCGGAAAGCCCCGAAAAGGTCATGGACCTGCTGCAGTCTCCCGAAGCGGGCGTTCTGGCGGGAGCGGCGCGGCTGGTGGGCGAGTTGCGCCTGCGCCAGGCGGCGTCGCGGCTCGCCCAGCTCAACGATCACCCCGAGGCCTCGGTGCGGGTGGCGGCGACGACCGCGCTCGGTTCGCTTTCCTCGAGCGAGGGCATTGAGGCGCTGCGGCGCGCGCTGAGCGACGACGACCGCGACGTTCGGGTCGCGGCCGCGCGCGGCCTGGGCTCGCTGCGCTACGTGCCGGCTACGGGGGACGTGCGGGCCAGGCTCGAGGACAAGTCCATGGCGGACTTGGATCTTACCGAGAAGCTGGCCCTGTTCGAGACCTACGCCGACCTGGCGGGTGGCGAGGCGGTGCCCTTGCTCGACCGCCTGCTGAACGGACGAGGCATGCTCGGTCGCAAGAGCTCCTCGGACATCAGGGCCTGCGCCGCGCGCGGCCTGGGCAGGATCGGCGCGCCCGCGGCGCGGTCAGCGCTGGAGAGCGCGCAGGAGGACGACGACCCGGTGGTACGGAACGCCATAGCACGCGCGCTGGGCAGGGGCGGGGCATGA
- the panB gene encoding 3-methyl-2-oxobutanoate hydroxymethyltransferase produces MSSTPPESPPQVTVRTLLRMKEEGRAIVCLTAYDALFGRLLDESDVDVILVGDSLGQVVCGFDSTIPVTLDAMIHHASAVRRGVSRALLVVDMPFLTFQVSPADTIRNAGRVMQETGAQAVKLEGGGVAVVEHIRALVEAGIPVMGHLGLTPQSVHALGGYRVQGRGEEDAARIRAEAAALEDAGCFSVVLELLPRALAGEVTRALEIPTIGIGAGPDVDGQVLVLHDMLGLNEGFEPKFLRRFGRLGEAARAAVTAYAQAVRSGEYPEDQHSFD; encoded by the coding sequence ATGAGTAGCACACCCCCCGAGTCGCCGCCCCAGGTGACCGTTCGCACCCTCCTGCGGATGAAGGAGGAGGGGCGGGCGATAGTGTGCCTGACGGCCTACGACGCGCTGTTCGGTCGGCTGCTGGACGAGTCCGACGTGGACGTGATTCTGGTGGGCGACTCCCTGGGCCAGGTCGTGTGCGGGTTCGATTCCACCATCCCCGTCACGCTCGACGCGATGATCCACCACGCGTCCGCGGTACGGCGCGGAGTGAGCAGGGCTCTGCTCGTCGTGGACATGCCCTTCCTGACCTTCCAGGTGTCGCCGGCGGACACCATCAGAAACGCGGGTCGCGTCATGCAGGAGACCGGTGCGCAGGCGGTGAAGCTGGAGGGCGGTGGCGTAGCCGTCGTCGAACACATCCGCGCGCTCGTCGAGGCCGGCATTCCGGTGATGGGGCACCTCGGCCTCACGCCGCAGTCGGTGCACGCGCTGGGCGGGTATCGAGTGCAGGGCAGGGGCGAGGAAGACGCGGCTCGCATCCGCGCCGAGGCCGCCGCTCTCGAGGATGCGGGTTGCTTCTCCGTCGTGCTGGAGCTGCTGCCGCGCGCCCTCGCCGGAGAGGTGACGCGCGCGCTGGAGATACCCACGATAGGCATCGGCGCCGGCCCCGACGTGGACGGACAGGTTCTCGTCCTGCACGACATGCTCGGGCTCAACGAGGGCTTCGAGCCCAAGTTCCTGCGCCGCTTCGGGCGCCTCGGGGAGGCCGCCCGGGCGGCGGTCACCGCCTACGCGCAGGCGGTGCGCTCCGGGGAGTATCCGGAAGACCAGCACAGCTTCGATTGA
- the trpA gene encoding tryptophan synthase subunit alpha — MSTSSKPGVERSARRTRAARAAIGGRFARARAEQRAALIPYITAGYPDPGATLPLMRALEEAGADVIELGIPFSDPLADGPTIQRTSQQALASGAGVESALETLSEYAAEGDCPVVLFTYLNPLLGYGPGAFVRDASAAGAAGLLLTDLPLGADPVLEAEFEASALDLVRLVAPTTPSERAAAIARRAQGFLYYVSRTGVTGARADLPPEVESAVASLKARADVPVAVGFGISTPAQARAVGRVADGVVVGSALLETLADGGIPAAASMVAELRSALDRVAQPPSPGDG, encoded by the coding sequence GTGAGTACTTCCTCTAAGCCGGGCGTGGAGCGGTCCGCGCGCCGGACCCGCGCTGCGCGCGCGGCCATCGGTGGGCGCTTCGCGCGCGCGCGGGCCGAACAACGCGCCGCGCTGATCCCCTACATCACCGCCGGCTACCCGGACCCGGGCGCCACGCTGCCGCTCATGCGGGCGCTGGAGGAAGCCGGCGCCGACGTGATCGAGCTGGGGATTCCTTTCAGCGACCCGCTCGCGGATGGGCCGACGATCCAGCGCACCTCCCAGCAGGCGCTGGCCTCCGGCGCGGGCGTGGAGTCCGCTCTGGAGACCCTCTCGGAGTACGCCGCCGAGGGCGATTGCCCGGTGGTGCTGTTCACCTACCTGAACCCGCTTCTGGGCTACGGCCCGGGCGCGTTCGTGCGGGACGCGAGCGCCGCCGGCGCGGCCGGGTTGCTGCTGACGGACCTGCCGCTGGGCGCCGACCCGGTTCTCGAGGCCGAGTTCGAGGCGTCGGCGCTGGACCTGGTGCGACTCGTGGCCCCGACCACACCTTCCGAGCGCGCCGCCGCGATAGCCCGGCGCGCGCAGGGGTTCCTGTACTACGTATCGCGCACCGGCGTGACCGGAGCGCGCGCGGATCTGCCGCCGGAGGTCGAGAGCGCGGTCGCGTCCCTGAAGGCGAGGGCCGACGTGCCCGTCGCGGTGGGGTTCGGTATATCCACGCCCGCGCAAGCCAGAGCCGTGGGCCGCGTCGCGGACGGCGTGGTCGTGGGCAGCGCGCTGCTGGAAACCCTCGCCGACGGCGGCATCCCGGCGGCGGCGAGCATGGTCGCGGAACTCCGGTCGGCCCTGGATAGGGTCGCCCAACCCCCGAGCCCGGGAGACGGATGA
- a CDS encoding HD domain-containing phosphohydrolase — MSEPQADRDQAAEERLQQEGRHFVSAIHTACQGLRLYPFENATVQNGIDDVVRAATTLLASERGLEVRVTRDFVFLNEARLRLDMGSIAAISYLLAALPRHDLGGFDVAASVTRSEWGAFLSALMREPEDEDDPYLAFRQRLDAAPVHGIGVVVRSDSQTDGPEDEAREEAKRTYFQCVQVAQDVLTDVRLGRAVKVRRVKRAVQAVVDQVIANETSIMGMTTLRDYDEYTFTHSVNVCILSVVMGQKVGLERRQLYELGFGALFHDIGKMRIDAELTKKTSGLTEDEWHQMQEHPTEGLLSLFDMQGFGELPLRPMLMAYEHHMKNDLTGYPRSRRPRAPALFSRIVAVCDGFDAATSKRSYQSVPWPPDKVLREMRDNPTRGYDPLLVKVLINAMGVYPVGTLVILDTGDLGIVTEAATDPQALHRPIIKLVFDAAGVAYATPPVVDLTELDPATGTPKRSIVKTSDPDKYGIDVGEYFL, encoded by the coding sequence ATGAGCGAGCCTCAGGCCGACCGCGACCAGGCGGCGGAGGAGCGCCTGCAGCAGGAGGGGCGTCACTTCGTGTCGGCGATCCACACGGCGTGCCAGGGGCTGCGGCTGTACCCGTTCGAAAACGCCACCGTTCAGAACGGGATCGACGACGTGGTGCGCGCGGCCACCACCCTGCTCGCCAGCGAGCGCGGCCTCGAGGTGAGGGTCACGCGTGACTTCGTCTTCCTGAACGAGGCTCGGTTGCGCTTGGACATGGGCAGCATCGCGGCCATCTCGTACCTGCTGGCCGCGCTGCCGCGGCACGACCTGGGCGGATTCGACGTGGCGGCATCGGTCACCAGGTCCGAGTGGGGCGCGTTCCTGTCCGCGCTCATGCGTGAGCCCGAAGACGAGGACGATCCCTACCTGGCGTTTCGCCAACGCCTGGACGCGGCTCCCGTTCATGGGATCGGCGTGGTCGTGCGGTCCGACAGCCAGACCGATGGGCCGGAGGACGAGGCACGCGAGGAAGCCAAGCGCACGTACTTCCAGTGCGTGCAGGTCGCCCAGGACGTGCTGACCGACGTGCGCCTGGGGCGCGCAGTCAAGGTGCGCCGTGTGAAGAGGGCCGTGCAGGCGGTCGTGGATCAGGTCATCGCGAACGAGACCTCGATCATGGGCATGACCACGCTGCGGGACTACGACGAGTACACGTTCACCCACTCGGTCAACGTGTGCATCCTGTCGGTGGTGATGGGCCAGAAGGTGGGCCTGGAGAGGCGGCAACTCTACGAGCTGGGGTTCGGTGCGCTGTTCCACGACATCGGCAAGATGCGCATCGACGCCGAGCTCACCAAGAAGACGAGCGGCCTGACCGAGGACGAGTGGCACCAGATGCAGGAGCATCCCACCGAGGGCCTGCTCAGCCTTTTCGACATGCAGGGATTCGGCGAGTTGCCGCTGCGCCCCATGCTGATGGCCTACGAGCACCACATGAAGAACGACCTGACCGGCTATCCCAGGTCGCGGCGCCCGCGCGCGCCGGCGCTGTTCAGCCGCATCGTGGCGGTGTGCGACGGCTTCGACGCCGCCACCTCCAAGCGCAGCTACCAGTCGGTGCCCTGGCCGCCCGACAAGGTGCTGCGCGAGATGCGTGACAACCCCACGCGGGGCTACGACCCGCTCCTGGTGAAGGTGCTGATCAACGCGATGGGCGTGTACCCGGTCGGAACGCTCGTCATCCTGGACACCGGAGACCTGGGGATCGTGACCGAGGCCGCGACGGATCCGCAGGCCCTCCATCGCCCGATCATCAAGCTGGTATTCGATGCGGCCGGAGTGGCCTATGCGACCCCGCCGGTCGTGGACCTGACGGAGCTGGATCCCGCCACGGGCACCCCGAAGCGTTCCATCGTCAAGACCAGCGACCCCGACAAGTACGGGATCGATGTCGGTGAGTACTTCCTCTAA
- a CDS encoding phosphoribosylanthranilate isomerase: MSALVRVKVCGLMRPQDAAVAAAAGAHYLGTVLTPGYRRSVDDARAADVFAGAEAGRRVGVFVDADADHVLRLAAALELDVVQLHGSETVATAVDLAAHGLEVWKAVTPRAAGDVRGAVERWSEAAQGILLDGFSARAPGGTGARFDWAAAAGEWPPGGAGALLIAAGGLAPANVGQAIRTLRPDVVDVSSGVELAVGRKDPVLVERFIAAAAAASGARAAPASDGGSR, encoded by the coding sequence GTGAGCGCCCTCGTGCGGGTGAAGGTGTGCGGGCTCATGCGCCCGCAAGACGCCGCGGTGGCGGCGGCGGCCGGGGCCCACTACCTGGGCACGGTGCTGACGCCCGGGTATCGGCGCTCGGTGGACGACGCGCGCGCCGCCGACGTGTTCGCCGGGGCCGAGGCAGGTCGCCGGGTGGGGGTGTTCGTGGACGCAGATGCCGACCACGTGCTGCGCCTCGCCGCGGCGCTCGAACTTGACGTCGTCCAGCTCCACGGCTCCGAAACCGTCGCCACCGCCGTCGACCTGGCCGCGCACGGCCTGGAGGTGTGGAAGGCGGTGACGCCGCGCGCCGCGGGAGACGTCCGGGGCGCCGTGGAGCGCTGGAGCGAGGCGGCTCAGGGCATCCTGCTCGACGGATTCTCCGCGCGGGCACCCGGCGGAACCGGGGCTCGTTTCGACTGGGCCGCCGCCGCTGGGGAGTGGCCCCCCGGAGGCGCCGGTGCGCTGCTCATCGCGGCCGGAGGGCTCGCGCCGGCCAACGTGGGTCAGGCCATCCGGACGCTGCGGCCCGACGTGGTAGACGTGAGCTCCGGGGTGGAGCTCGCGGTGGGTCGCAAGGATCCGGTCCTGGTGGAGCGCTTCATTGCCGCGGCCGCCGCGGCCTCCGGAGCGCGCGCGGCTCCCGCCTCGGACGGGGGGTCGCGGTGA
- the trpD gene encoding anthranilate phosphoribosyltransferase, giving the protein MNAPGETRPSQANLAELVASVTAGRDLSAAEAEAAFAVVMRGEATPSLTAGLLVALRAKGEAPAEVAGGVRALRRAMVRLPIPDPSGLVDTAGTGGGALTTFNISTAAALVAAGAGVPVAKHGNRSFTSRCGSADVLEELGVRIDMSPEAMARVLERAGIVFMFAPLMHPAMRHVGPIRRELGMFTIMNLLGPLTNPAGVRRQVVGVSDPALLDLVAGGLHQLEHERALVVHGAPGLDELSPLGRTEVREVDPEGVRAYAVEPVDFGWESLDPTELGGGEPRENARTVARVLQGKGTPTQNAAVALNAGAAIYVAGQAPTLGAAVESAMQALLDATGAEALDRLRGASAEA; this is encoded by the coding sequence GTGAACGCCCCCGGCGAGACAAGGCCGAGCCAGGCGAATCTGGCCGAACTCGTGGCGAGCGTGACCGCCGGACGGGACCTGAGCGCCGCCGAAGCGGAGGCGGCCTTCGCGGTGGTCATGCGGGGAGAAGCTACGCCCTCGCTCACCGCGGGCCTGCTGGTGGCTCTGCGCGCCAAAGGCGAGGCACCGGCCGAAGTTGCCGGTGGCGTGCGCGCGCTCAGGCGCGCCATGGTGCGGCTGCCCATTCCGGATCCGAGCGGCCTGGTGGACACGGCGGGGACCGGGGGCGGCGCCCTGACCACGTTCAACATCTCCACCGCGGCGGCGCTCGTGGCCGCCGGCGCGGGCGTGCCGGTGGCGAAGCACGGCAACCGATCCTTCACGTCCAGGTGCGGCAGCGCGGACGTGCTCGAGGAACTGGGCGTGCGCATCGACATGTCCCCGGAGGCGATGGCTCGCGTACTCGAGCGCGCCGGCATCGTCTTCATGTTCGCGCCGCTCATGCACCCGGCCATGCGCCATGTCGGTCCGATCAGGCGCGAGTTGGGGATGTTCACGATCATGAACCTGCTCGGACCGCTCACCAATCCGGCTGGAGTTCGACGGCAGGTAGTGGGCGTGTCCGATCCGGCGCTGCTCGACCTCGTCGCCGGGGGGCTTCACCAGTTGGAGCACGAGCGCGCGCTGGTGGTGCACGGCGCCCCGGGCCTGGACGAGCTCAGCCCTCTGGGGAGGACCGAGGTTCGGGAGGTGGACCCCGAGGGCGTGCGGGCCTACGCGGTGGAGCCCGTGGACTTCGGCTGGGAGTCGTTGGATCCGACCGAACTGGGCGGCGGCGAGCCCCGCGAGAATGCCCGTACGGTGGCGCGCGTGCTGCAAGGGAAGGGCACCCCCACGCAGAACGCGGCGGTGGCCCTGAACGCCGGAGCGGCTATCTACGTGGCCGGACAGGCTCCCACGCTCGGCGCGGCCGTGGAGAGCGCCATGCAAGCTCTGCTCGACGCGACGGGAGCGGAGGCCCTGGATAGACTCCGGGGGGCATCGGCCGAGGCCTGA